The Rhodothermales bacterium genomic sequence TACGAACCTTGCACCGATGCAGCGGTCCGATGAATCCAAGCTTCACACAAAACGTGCGAACCTCGATTGAATCGGGACGTTAATAATCGGCTGCAACCAAAAATGGCTTGAATTGACATGAAAGTCCGCGCAAGTGTAAAGAAGCGTTCCGCCGACGACAAAATTGTCCGTCGCAAGGGACGCATTTACGTGATCAACAAGAAGAATCCGAAACACAAGCAACGTCAGGGTTGATCCCCAGACGGTCAAACAGCTGAATCCATGCCTCGAATTGCAGGAGTAGACGTTCCTACACACAAGCGCGGAGAAATCGCGCTGACGTCCATTTTTGGTATCGGACGCCCGTTGGCGATCCAGATCCTCAAGAATGCGGGCGTTGACCCGAACGTGCACCCAGAAAACTGGACCGAAGATCAGACCAAGGAAATCCGTCGGGTGATCGAGGACGAGTCGTTGGTGGAGGGTCAACTCCGAACGGAAGTTCAGTTGAACATAAAGCGTCTGATGGATATCGGATGCTACCGCGGACTTCGTCATCGTCGCGGTTTGCCGGTCCGTGGACAGCGGACCCAGACGAACGCGCGTACACGGAAGGGCAAGAAGAAGACGGTGGCCGGAAAGAAGAAGGCACCGCGCAAGTAAACCAACGGTCCCGGTCGACTGACCGGAATCATTTGAACCACAAGAGCAGGATCAATGGCAAAAAGACAACGGGGAAGTGCCCGGCCACGTAAGAAGAATGTTGTTGTAGAGTCAAACGGACAGGCTCATATCAAGGCAACGTTCAACAACGTGCAGGTGACACTCACCGACCAGTACGGGAATACCATTTCCTGGGCCAGTTCCGGAAAGATGGGCTTCAAGGGCAGTCGCAAGAACACGCCGTATGCCGCACAGGTGGCAGCGTCGACGGCTGGCAAGGAAGCTTACGATCTGGGTCTGCGTCGGGTCGAGGTCTATGTAAAAGGACCTGGATCCGGTCGTGAGTCCGCCATACGGGCATTGTCGGGGGTAGGGCTGGAAATAGCCACTATCCGCGACGTTACGCCTGTTCCCCACAATGGCTGTCGGCCTCCAAAGCGTCGCCGCGTGTGACGCTGTCCGGATGCGTGTTTTGCCACACGCATCTTGGTTTAAGCCCGACTACTGAGTGCACATGGGGCATTCAGTACGTTTGTACAACCTTCAAACGAGGAAATCATCATGGCCCGTTACAGAGGCCCGAAACAAAAGATCGCGCGCCGGTTCAAGGAGCCGATCTTCGGCCCGAGCAAGGCGCTCGAGCGCAAGCCCCACCCACCGGGGCAACATGGCCGTTCGCGCCGCCGCAAGGAAAGCGAATACTCCGTTCAGCTCAAGGAAAAGCAGAAGGCCCGTTTCACGTACGGTCTGCTTGAGCGTCAATTCCGGAATCTGTTCGAGAAGGCAGCCCGGAAGAAGGGCGTGACAGGAGAGAACCTGCTGAAGTTCCTCGAAGCACGTCTGGACAACACGGTCTATCGCCTTGGTTTTGCCCGTACACGTCGTCAGGCGCGTCAGTTGGTGAACCATGGTCACATCATGGTCAACGGAAGCGTTGTTGATATCCCATCCGCCATGCTGCGTGGTGGAGATATCGTTTCCATCCGGCCCAAGAGCCGGAATCTGGAAATCGTAAGGGATGCGGCGAATACGACCCGCCGCAGTTTCCCGTGGTTGGAAGTCGACCGGAACATGCTGCAGGGCAAGTTCCTGGATTTCCCGAATCGCGAGGACATCCCGGAGAACATCAAGGAGCAACTCATTGTCGAGTTGTACTCGAAGTAATCCGTACACCTACATTATTTGCATCAAGCTGATATGAGCACTTACTCGATTCAGATGCCCGATGGCGTTGACCTGGAAGAAACGACCGAAACGTTCGGTCGATTCACGATCCAGCCGCTTGAGCGTGGTTTCGGAGTTACGATCGGAAACGCGCTTCGCCGCGTATTGCTGTCGTCCCTTCAGGGCATTGCCATCACGGCAGTCAAGATTGACGGCGTTCAGCACGAATTTTCGACCATTGAAGGCGTCTCGGAGGATGTGGCCGATATCA encodes the following:
- the rpmJ gene encoding 50S ribosomal protein L36; the protein is MKVRASVKKRSADDKIVRRKGRIYVINKKNPKHKQRQG
- the rpsM gene encoding 30S ribosomal protein S13 — its product is MPRIAGVDVPTHKRGEIALTSIFGIGRPLAIQILKNAGVDPNVHPENWTEDQTKEIRRVIEDESLVEGQLRTEVQLNIKRLMDIGCYRGLRHRRGLPVRGQRTQTNARTRKGKKKTVAGKKKAPRK
- the rpsK gene encoding 30S ribosomal protein S11, with translation MAKRQRGSARPRKKNVVVESNGQAHIKATFNNVQVTLTDQYGNTISWASSGKMGFKGSRKNTPYAAQVAASTAGKEAYDLGLRRVEVYVKGPGSGRESAIRALSGVGLEIATIRDVTPVPHNGCRPPKRRRV
- the rpsD gene encoding 30S ribosomal protein S4, whose protein sequence is MARYRGPKQKIARRFKEPIFGPSKALERKPHPPGQHGRSRRRKESEYSVQLKEKQKARFTYGLLERQFRNLFEKAARKKGVTGENLLKFLEARLDNTVYRLGFARTRRQARQLVNHGHIMVNGSVVDIPSAMLRGGDIVSIRPKSRNLEIVRDAANTTRRSFPWLEVDRNMLQGKFLDFPNREDIPENIKEQLIVELYSK